One part of the Ochotona princeps isolate mOchPri1 chromosome 3, mOchPri1.hap1, whole genome shotgun sequence genome encodes these proteins:
- the BTLA gene encoding B- and T-lymphocyte attenuator isoform X2, giving the protein MKTSSAMLAIGKFLWVLFLIPDLCIWSICGEESCEVQLYIKRNSVHSVPSGDPFELKCPVKYCDIRPNVTWCKLNGSHCQPLVDGFHLHTSWREGENISDFILHFESVLHSDNGSYRCHAKLSLEIIESHSTTIYVTDATSTAGPTSKEEMASQPWLLYGLLVLGGLPLLSITCFCLLCCLREHQGKQEKPTDTDRAGREINLVDAPQLISSEQAKVGPRKKSQTVPSETGIYDNDPWFRLQEGAEVYSNSCLEENKQGIVYASLNHSLFGMNPKQTRNEKEAPTEYASICVRS; this is encoded by the exons GGGAAGAATCATGTGAAGTACAACTTTACATTAAGAGAAACTCTGTGCACTCTGTCCCGTCAGGAGATCCCTTTGAGCTGAAATGCCCCGTGAAATACTGTGACATCAGACCTAATGTGACTTGGTGTAAGCTCAATGGAAGCCACTGTCAACCACTGGTCGATGGATTTCATCTACACACAagttggagagaaggagagaatatTTCGGATTTTATTCTACATTTTGAATCAGTGCTTCATAGTGACAATGGGTCATATCGTTGTCATGCGAAGCTTTCATTAGAAATCATTGAGAGCCACTCAACAACCATTTATGTGACAG ATGCAACTAGTACTGCAGGACCCACCTCCAAGGAAGAGATGGCAAGCCAACCGTGGCTCCTGTATGGTTTGCTGGTTTTGGGAGGATTGCCCCTGCTCAGTATCACCTGCTTCtgcctcctctgctgcctgagaGAGCACCAAG GCAAACAAGAGAAGCCTACTGATACAGATAGAGCAGGAAGAGAAATTAACCTG GTTGATGCTCCCCAGCTCATCAGCAGTGAGCAAGCAAAAGTGGGCCCCAGGAAAAAATCCCAAACAGTGCCATCAGAAACTGGAATTTATGACAATGACCCCTGGTTTAGGTTGCAGGAAGGGGCTGAAGTTTATTCTAACTCATGCCTGGAAGAAAACAAGCAGGGTATCGTTTATGCTTCCCTGAATCATTCTCTCTTTGGAATGAATCCCAAACAgacaagaaatgagaaagaagcaCCTACGGAATATGCATCCATATGTGTGAGGAGTTGA
- the BTLA gene encoding B- and T-lymphocyte attenuator isoform X1, with the protein MKTSSAMLAIGKFLWVLFLIPDLCIWSICGEESCEVQLYIKRNSVHSVPSGDPFELKCPVKYCDIRPNVTWCKLNGSHCQPLVDGFHLHTSWREGENISDFILHFESVLHSDNGSYRCHAKLSLEIIESHSTTIYVTDQIQNKSERPLMNATSTAGPTSKEEMASQPWLLYGLLVLGGLPLLSITCFCLLCCLREHQGKQEKPTDTDRAGREINLVDAPQLISSEQAKVGPRKKSQTVPSETGIYDNDPWFRLQEGAEVYSNSCLEENKQGIVYASLNHSLFGMNPKQTRNEKEAPTEYASICVRS; encoded by the exons GGGAAGAATCATGTGAAGTACAACTTTACATTAAGAGAAACTCTGTGCACTCTGTCCCGTCAGGAGATCCCTTTGAGCTGAAATGCCCCGTGAAATACTGTGACATCAGACCTAATGTGACTTGGTGTAAGCTCAATGGAAGCCACTGTCAACCACTGGTCGATGGATTTCATCTACACACAagttggagagaaggagagaatatTTCGGATTTTATTCTACATTTTGAATCAGTGCTTCATAGTGACAATGGGTCATATCGTTGTCATGCGAAGCTTTCATTAGAAATCATTGAGAGCCACTCAACAACCATTTATGTGACAG atCAGATTCAAAATAAGTCAGAACGCCCTCTAATGA ATGCAACTAGTACTGCAGGACCCACCTCCAAGGAAGAGATGGCAAGCCAACCGTGGCTCCTGTATGGTTTGCTGGTTTTGGGAGGATTGCCCCTGCTCAGTATCACCTGCTTCtgcctcctctgctgcctgagaGAGCACCAAG GCAAACAAGAGAAGCCTACTGATACAGATAGAGCAGGAAGAGAAATTAACCTG GTTGATGCTCCCCAGCTCATCAGCAGTGAGCAAGCAAAAGTGGGCCCCAGGAAAAAATCCCAAACAGTGCCATCAGAAACTGGAATTTATGACAATGACCCCTGGTTTAGGTTGCAGGAAGGGGCTGAAGTTTATTCTAACTCATGCCTGGAAGAAAACAAGCAGGGTATCGTTTATGCTTCCCTGAATCATTCTCTCTTTGGAATGAATCCCAAACAgacaagaaatgagaaagaagcaCCTACGGAATATGCATCCATATGTGTGAGGAGTTGA